The region TGCCAAAGGGTTCATCACCGCAGGTTATGGAACTTGCCCGGAGAATCTACCGCCGGGATGCACAGATGGCTAAAAAACTCCTGAAAACCTTCTTTTTATAAACTTGCTTAAGGAGGCAAGGACAAAGAAAAAGACCATGCTTCCCACCACCGCACCGCTGGGCGGAAGGTCAAGGAGCAGGGAAAGAATTATGCCAGAAGAAAGAGAAAGGAAAGAAAAACCTACTGAAAGGAGCATCCCCTGAAGAAAGGAAGAGGACACCATCAGAGAGGTCATGGCGGGTATGGATATAAAGCTTGCAGAGAGCACAAGGCCCACCGCCTTTATGGAAAGAACCACATTGGCAGAGGCAAGGGCAATAAGAGAATAGTTGAGAAGCCCCACCTTTACACCCCTGAGCCTTGCAATTTCTTCATTAAAGCTGAGAAGCAACAGACTTCTGTAGTTCAGGAATACAAAAAGAAGGGTAAGCATAAAAACAATCACAGAAAGGAGAAGGTCCTTTTCTGAAGCAGTGAGCATACTACCAAAGAGATAGGAGAACACATTTGTGCCCAGGTTGTCCGTAATTCCAAGCACCACTATTGCCATGGCCACACCCACAGAGAAAAAAAGGGCAACCAGCGTATCCGCCGGCAGAGACTTTCTGTCTACAAGGAACTGAATGAGAAGACCAAGCAGGACAGTATAAAACACAGTAAAGGTCATGGGCTCAAGGTCAAGCACTATGGCAAGGGCTATGCCCCCAAAGGCAGCGTGCGACAGACCCGCACCCAGCATGGCAAGCCTCTTTATGAGGAGGAAAACTCCCACAAGGGAGGTGGAGAGGGCTATGAAAAGAGCAGAGAGGAAGCCTTCCCAGAAAAGGCTGTAAGAGAGAAGTTCCATTCCTAAATTTTAACCTATGGAGAAAAACAGAGAACTTGCCAGAATCTTTGATAGGATGGCGGACATGCTTGAATTTCTGGGAGATAAC is a window of Aquificaceae bacterium DNA encoding:
- a CDS encoding metal ABC transporter permease; protein product: MELLSYSLFWEGFLSALFIALSTSLVGVFLLIKRLAMLGAGLSHAAFGGIALAIVLDLEPMTFTVFYTVLLGLLIQFLVDRKSLPADTLVALFFSVGVAMAIVVLGITDNLGTNVFSYLFGSMLTASEKDLLLSVIVFMLTLLFVFLNYRSLLLLSFNEEIARLRGVKVGLLNYSLIALASANVVLSIKAVGLVLSASFISIPAMTSLMVSSSFLQGMLLSVGFSFLSLSSGIILSLLLDLPPSGAVVGSMVFFFVLASLSKFIKRRFSGVF